One region of Pogona vitticeps strain Pit_001003342236 chromosome 1, PviZW2.1, whole genome shotgun sequence genomic DNA includes:
- the KLC1 gene encoding kinesin light chain 1 isoform X4 has product MLIKVSHSLTHTDSSLTDYLAHRPIDTLITNSPKISLSLHHTPLYIFQLLPLLHHLLSPHWLMFHCPAVTERMYDNMSTMVYLKEDKLEKLTQDEIISKTKQVIQGLEALKNEHNSILQSLLETLKCLKKDDETNLVEEKSNMIRKSLEMLELGLSEAQVMMALSNHLNAVESEKQKLRAQVRRLCQENQWLRDELANTQQKLQKSEQSVAQLEEEKKHLEFMNQLKKYDDDISPSEDKDTDSTKEPLDDLFPNDEDDQGQGIQQPHSSAAAAAQQGGYEIPARLRTLHNLVIQYASQGRYEVAVPLCKQALEDLEKTSGHDHPDVATMLNILALVYRDQNKYKDAANLLNDALAIREKTLGKDHPAVAATLNNLAVLYGKRGKYKEAEPLCKRALEIREKVLGKDHPDVAKQLNNLALLCQNQGKYEEVEYYYQRALEIYQTKLGPDDPNVAKTKNNLASCYLKQGKFKQAETLYKEILTRAHEREFGSVDDENKPIWMHAEEREECKGKQKDGTSFGEYGGWYKACKVDSPTVTTTLKNLGALYRRQGKFEAAETLEEAAMRSRKQGLDNVHKQRVAEVLNDPESIERRRSRESLNVDVVKYESGPDGGEEDGTGSLKRSGSFSKLRASIRRSSEKLVRKLKGGSSRESEPKNPGDELIV; this is encoded by the exons atgttaatcaaggtctctcactcactgacacacacagactcttccctcactgattatttggctcacaggcccatagacacactcatcactaactctcccaaaatctccctctctctacatcatacacccctttatatattccagctcctcccccttctgcaccaccttctgtcccctcattggctgatgttccactgcccagctgtgacggagaG AATGTATGACAACATGTCCACAATGGTGTATCTAAAGGAAGACAAGTTGGAGAAACTTACTCAAGATGAAATTATTTCAAAGACAAAGCAGGTGATTCAAGGACTGGAAGCACTGAAGAATGAGCACAATTCCATCTTACAAAGTTTATTGGAGACCCTGAAATGTTTGAAGAAAGATGACGAGACCAATCTggtggaagaaaaatcaaataTGATTCGCAAGTCCTTGGAAATGCTGGAATTGGGACTTAGTGAAGCACAG GTGATGATGGCCTTGTCAAATCACTTAAACGCAGTAGAATCAGAGAAGCAAAAACTCCGTGCTCAAGTTCGCAGGCTGTGCCAGGAAAACCAGTGGCTAAGAGATGAGCTAGCCAATACCCAGCAGAAATTACAGAAAAGTGAACAGTCTGTGGCtcagctggaagaagaaaaaaagcacttAGAATTTATGAATCAGCTAAAAAAATACGATGATGATATATCTCCTTCG GAGGATAAAGATACAGATTCTACCAAAGAACCACTGGATGACTTATTCCCCAATGACGAAGATGACCAAGGGCAGGGAA TTCAACAGCCACATAGCAGTGCAGCAGCTGCAGCTCAACAGGGTGGCTATGAGATTCCAGCAAGATTAAGGACTCTTCATAATCTTGTCATTCAGTATGCCTCTCAAGGTAGATATGAGGTTGCTGTACCCCTCTGTAAACAAGCACTTGAGGACCTGGAGAAGACTTCAGGTCATGATCACCCTGACGTTGCCACCATGTTGAATATACTCGCATTAGTTTACAG GGACCAGAATAAATACAAAGATGCAGCAAACCTACTGAATGATGCTTTGGCCATTCGTGAGAAGACCTTGGGCAAAGATCATCCTGCG GTTGCAGCAACTTTAAATAACCTTGCAGTGCTTtatgggaaaagaggaaaatacaaGGAAGCCGAGCCTTTATGCAAGAGAGCTTTGGAAATCAGAGAGAAA GTACTGGGGAAAGACCATCCTGATGTTGCCAAACAGTTAAATAATCTGGCCTTACTATGTCAGAATCAGGGTAAATATGAAGAAGTAGAATATTACTATCAACGAGCGCTTGAGATCTACCAAACTAAACTGGGGCCGGATGACCCAAATGTAGCGAAGACAAAGAATAATTTG GCATCCTGCTACCTGAAACAAGGCAAATTTAAGCAAGCAGAAACTTTATACAAAGAGATCCTTACTCGTGCCCATGAAAGGGAATTTGGCTCTGTGGATG ATGAAAACAAACCCATCTGGATGCATGctgaagagagagaagaatgcaAA GGAAAGCAAAAAGATGGCACATCTTTTGGAGAGTATGGAGGCTGGTATAAAGCTTGCAAAGTTGATAG CCCAACAGTCACAACTACCTTAAAGAATCTTGGGGCACTTTACAGACGTCAAGGCAAATTTGAAGCTGCTGAAACATTAGAAGAGGCAGCAATGAGGTCCCGCAAACAG GGCCTTGACAATGTTCACAAACAGAGGGTTGCAGAAGTCCTTAATGACCCAGAAAGTATAGAGAGAAGGCGAAGCCGGGAGAGCCTCAATGTTGATGTGGTAAAGTATGAGAGCGGCCCTGATGGAGGAGAGGAA
- the KLC1 gene encoding kinesin light chain 1 isoform X3 produces MLIKVSHSLTHTDSSLTDYLAHRPIDTLITNSPKISLSLHHTPLYIFQLLPLLHHLLSPHWLMFHCPAVTERMYDNMSTMVYLKEDKLEKLTQDEIISKTKQVIQGLEALKNEHNSILQSLLETLKCLKKDDETNLVEEKSNMIRKSLEMLELGLSEAQVMMALSNHLNAVESEKQKLRAQVRRLCQENQWLRDELANTQQKLQKSEQSVAQLEEEKKHLEFMNQLKKYDDDISPSEDKDTDSTKEPLDDLFPNDEDDQGQGIQQPHSSAAAAAQQGGYEIPARLRTLHNLVIQYASQGRYEVAVPLCKQALEDLEKTSGHDHPDVATMLNILALVYRDQNKYKDAANLLNDALAIREKTLGKDHPAVAATLNNLAVLYGKRGKYKEAEPLCKRALEIREKVLGKDHPDVAKQLNNLALLCQNQGKYEEVEYYYQRALEIYQTKLGPDDPNVAKTKNNLASCYLKQGKFKQAETLYKEILTRAHEREFGSVDDENKPIWMHAEEREECKGKQKDGTSFGEYGGWYKACKVDSPTVTTTLKNLGALYRRQGKFEAAETLEEAAMRSRKQGLDNVHKQRVAEVLNDPESIERRRSRESLNVDVVKYESGPDGGEEVSMSVEWNGDGTGSLKRSGSFSKLRASIRRSSEKLVRKLKGGSSRESEPKNPGDELIV; encoded by the exons atgttaatcaaggtctctcactcactgacacacacagactcttccctcactgattatttggctcacaggcccatagacacactcatcactaactctcccaaaatctccctctctctacatcatacacccctttatatattccagctcctcccccttctgcaccaccttctgtcccctcattggctgatgttccactgcccagctgtgacggagaG AATGTATGACAACATGTCCACAATGGTGTATCTAAAGGAAGACAAGTTGGAGAAACTTACTCAAGATGAAATTATTTCAAAGACAAAGCAGGTGATTCAAGGACTGGAAGCACTGAAGAATGAGCACAATTCCATCTTACAAAGTTTATTGGAGACCCTGAAATGTTTGAAGAAAGATGACGAGACCAATCTggtggaagaaaaatcaaataTGATTCGCAAGTCCTTGGAAATGCTGGAATTGGGACTTAGTGAAGCACAG GTGATGATGGCCTTGTCAAATCACTTAAACGCAGTAGAATCAGAGAAGCAAAAACTCCGTGCTCAAGTTCGCAGGCTGTGCCAGGAAAACCAGTGGCTAAGAGATGAGCTAGCCAATACCCAGCAGAAATTACAGAAAAGTGAACAGTCTGTGGCtcagctggaagaagaaaaaaagcacttAGAATTTATGAATCAGCTAAAAAAATACGATGATGATATATCTCCTTCG GAGGATAAAGATACAGATTCTACCAAAGAACCACTGGATGACTTATTCCCCAATGACGAAGATGACCAAGGGCAGGGAA TTCAACAGCCACATAGCAGTGCAGCAGCTGCAGCTCAACAGGGTGGCTATGAGATTCCAGCAAGATTAAGGACTCTTCATAATCTTGTCATTCAGTATGCCTCTCAAGGTAGATATGAGGTTGCTGTACCCCTCTGTAAACAAGCACTTGAGGACCTGGAGAAGACTTCAGGTCATGATCACCCTGACGTTGCCACCATGTTGAATATACTCGCATTAGTTTACAG GGACCAGAATAAATACAAAGATGCAGCAAACCTACTGAATGATGCTTTGGCCATTCGTGAGAAGACCTTGGGCAAAGATCATCCTGCG GTTGCAGCAACTTTAAATAACCTTGCAGTGCTTtatgggaaaagaggaaaatacaaGGAAGCCGAGCCTTTATGCAAGAGAGCTTTGGAAATCAGAGAGAAA GTACTGGGGAAAGACCATCCTGATGTTGCCAAACAGTTAAATAATCTGGCCTTACTATGTCAGAATCAGGGTAAATATGAAGAAGTAGAATATTACTATCAACGAGCGCTTGAGATCTACCAAACTAAACTGGGGCCGGATGACCCAAATGTAGCGAAGACAAAGAATAATTTG GCATCCTGCTACCTGAAACAAGGCAAATTTAAGCAAGCAGAAACTTTATACAAAGAGATCCTTACTCGTGCCCATGAAAGGGAATTTGGCTCTGTGGATG ATGAAAACAAACCCATCTGGATGCATGctgaagagagagaagaatgcaAA GGAAAGCAAAAAGATGGCACATCTTTTGGAGAGTATGGAGGCTGGTATAAAGCTTGCAAAGTTGATAG CCCAACAGTCACAACTACCTTAAAGAATCTTGGGGCACTTTACAGACGTCAAGGCAAATTTGAAGCTGCTGAAACATTAGAAGAGGCAGCAATGAGGTCCCGCAAACAG GGCCTTGACAATGTTCACAAACAGAGGGTTGCAGAAGTCCTTAATGACCCAGAAAGTATAGAGAGAAGGCGAAGCCGGGAGAGCCTCAATGTTGATGTGGTAAAGTATGAGAGCGGCCCTGATGGAGGAGAGGAAGTGAGTATGAGCGTAGAGTGGAATGGG
- the KLC1 gene encoding kinesin light chain 1 isoform X7, giving the protein MYDNMSTMVYLKEDKLEKLTQDEIISKTKQVIQGLEALKNEHNSILQSLLETLKCLKKDDETNLVEEKSNMIRKSLEMLELGLSEAQVMMALSNHLNAVESEKQKLRAQVRRLCQENQWLRDELANTQQKLQKSEQSVAQLEEEKKHLEFMNQLKKYDDDISPSEDKDTDSTKEPLDDLFPNDEDDQGQGIQQPHSSAAAAAQQGGYEIPARLRTLHNLVIQYASQGRYEVAVPLCKQALEDLEKTSGHDHPDVATMLNILALVYRDQNKYKDAANLLNDALAIREKTLGKDHPAVAATLNNLAVLYGKRGKYKEAEPLCKRALEIREKVLGKDHPDVAKQLNNLALLCQNQGKYEEVEYYYQRALEIYQTKLGPDDPNVAKTKNNLASCYLKQGKFKQAETLYKEILTRAHEREFGSVDDENKPIWMHAEEREECKGKQKDGTSFGEYGGWYKACKVDSPTVTTTLKNLGALYRRQGKFEAAETLEEAAMRSRKQGLDNVHKQRVAEVLNDPESIERRRSRESLNVDVVKYESGPDGGEEVSMSVEWNGDGTGSLKRSGSFSKLRASIRRSSEKLVRKLKGGSSRESEPKNPGDELIV; this is encoded by the exons ATGTATGACAACATGTCCACAATGGTGTATCTAAAGGAAGACAAGTTGGAGAAACTTACTCAAGATGAAATTATTTCAAAGACAAAGCAGGTGATTCAAGGACTGGAAGCACTGAAGAATGAGCACAATTCCATCTTACAAAGTTTATTGGAGACCCTGAAATGTTTGAAGAAAGATGACGAGACCAATCTggtggaagaaaaatcaaataTGATTCGCAAGTCCTTGGAAATGCTGGAATTGGGACTTAGTGAAGCACAG GTGATGATGGCCTTGTCAAATCACTTAAACGCAGTAGAATCAGAGAAGCAAAAACTCCGTGCTCAAGTTCGCAGGCTGTGCCAGGAAAACCAGTGGCTAAGAGATGAGCTAGCCAATACCCAGCAGAAATTACAGAAAAGTGAACAGTCTGTGGCtcagctggaagaagaaaaaaagcacttAGAATTTATGAATCAGCTAAAAAAATACGATGATGATATATCTCCTTCG GAGGATAAAGATACAGATTCTACCAAAGAACCACTGGATGACTTATTCCCCAATGACGAAGATGACCAAGGGCAGGGAA TTCAACAGCCACATAGCAGTGCAGCAGCTGCAGCTCAACAGGGTGGCTATGAGATTCCAGCAAGATTAAGGACTCTTCATAATCTTGTCATTCAGTATGCCTCTCAAGGTAGATATGAGGTTGCTGTACCCCTCTGTAAACAAGCACTTGAGGACCTGGAGAAGACTTCAGGTCATGATCACCCTGACGTTGCCACCATGTTGAATATACTCGCATTAGTTTACAG GGACCAGAATAAATACAAAGATGCAGCAAACCTACTGAATGATGCTTTGGCCATTCGTGAGAAGACCTTGGGCAAAGATCATCCTGCG GTTGCAGCAACTTTAAATAACCTTGCAGTGCTTtatgggaaaagaggaaaatacaaGGAAGCCGAGCCTTTATGCAAGAGAGCTTTGGAAATCAGAGAGAAA GTACTGGGGAAAGACCATCCTGATGTTGCCAAACAGTTAAATAATCTGGCCTTACTATGTCAGAATCAGGGTAAATATGAAGAAGTAGAATATTACTATCAACGAGCGCTTGAGATCTACCAAACTAAACTGGGGCCGGATGACCCAAATGTAGCGAAGACAAAGAATAATTTG GCATCCTGCTACCTGAAACAAGGCAAATTTAAGCAAGCAGAAACTTTATACAAAGAGATCCTTACTCGTGCCCATGAAAGGGAATTTGGCTCTGTGGATG ATGAAAACAAACCCATCTGGATGCATGctgaagagagagaagaatgcaAA GGAAAGCAAAAAGATGGCACATCTTTTGGAGAGTATGGAGGCTGGTATAAAGCTTGCAAAGTTGATAG CCCAACAGTCACAACTACCTTAAAGAATCTTGGGGCACTTTACAGACGTCAAGGCAAATTTGAAGCTGCTGAAACATTAGAAGAGGCAGCAATGAGGTCCCGCAAACAG GGCCTTGACAATGTTCACAAACAGAGGGTTGCAGAAGTCCTTAATGACCCAGAAAGTATAGAGAGAAGGCGAAGCCGGGAGAGCCTCAATGTTGATGTGGTAAAGTATGAGAGCGGCCCTGATGGAGGAGAGGAAGTGAGTATGAGCGTAGAGTGGAATGGG
- the KLC1 gene encoding kinesin light chain 1 isoform X8, translated as MYDNMSTMVYLKEDKLEKLTQDEIISKTKQVIQGLEALKNEHNSILQSLLETLKCLKKDDETNLVEEKSNMIRKSLEMLELGLSEAQVMMALSNHLNAVESEKQKLRAQVRRLCQENQWLRDELANTQQKLQKSEQSVAQLEEEKKHLEFMNQLKKYDDDISPSEDKDTDSTKEPLDDLFPNDEDDQGQGIQQPHSSAAAAAQQGGYEIPARLRTLHNLVIQYASQGRYEVAVPLCKQALEDLEKTSGHDHPDVATMLNILALVYRDQNKYKDAANLLNDALAIREKTLGKDHPAVAATLNNLAVLYGKRGKYKEAEPLCKRALEIREKVLGKDHPDVAKQLNNLALLCQNQGKYEEVEYYYQRALEIYQTKLGPDDPNVAKTKNNLASCYLKQGKFKQAETLYKEILTRAHEREFGSVDDENKPIWMHAEEREECKGKQKDGTSFGEYGGWYKACKVDSPTVTTTLKNLGALYRRQGKFEAAETLEEAAMRSRKQGLDNVHKQRVAEVLNDPESIERRRSRESLNVDVVKYESGPDGGEEA; from the exons ATGTATGACAACATGTCCACAATGGTGTATCTAAAGGAAGACAAGTTGGAGAAACTTACTCAAGATGAAATTATTTCAAAGACAAAGCAGGTGATTCAAGGACTGGAAGCACTGAAGAATGAGCACAATTCCATCTTACAAAGTTTATTGGAGACCCTGAAATGTTTGAAGAAAGATGACGAGACCAATCTggtggaagaaaaatcaaataTGATTCGCAAGTCCTTGGAAATGCTGGAATTGGGACTTAGTGAAGCACAG GTGATGATGGCCTTGTCAAATCACTTAAACGCAGTAGAATCAGAGAAGCAAAAACTCCGTGCTCAAGTTCGCAGGCTGTGCCAGGAAAACCAGTGGCTAAGAGATGAGCTAGCCAATACCCAGCAGAAATTACAGAAAAGTGAACAGTCTGTGGCtcagctggaagaagaaaaaaagcacttAGAATTTATGAATCAGCTAAAAAAATACGATGATGATATATCTCCTTCG GAGGATAAAGATACAGATTCTACCAAAGAACCACTGGATGACTTATTCCCCAATGACGAAGATGACCAAGGGCAGGGAA TTCAACAGCCACATAGCAGTGCAGCAGCTGCAGCTCAACAGGGTGGCTATGAGATTCCAGCAAGATTAAGGACTCTTCATAATCTTGTCATTCAGTATGCCTCTCAAGGTAGATATGAGGTTGCTGTACCCCTCTGTAAACAAGCACTTGAGGACCTGGAGAAGACTTCAGGTCATGATCACCCTGACGTTGCCACCATGTTGAATATACTCGCATTAGTTTACAG GGACCAGAATAAATACAAAGATGCAGCAAACCTACTGAATGATGCTTTGGCCATTCGTGAGAAGACCTTGGGCAAAGATCATCCTGCG GTTGCAGCAACTTTAAATAACCTTGCAGTGCTTtatgggaaaagaggaaaatacaaGGAAGCCGAGCCTTTATGCAAGAGAGCTTTGGAAATCAGAGAGAAA GTACTGGGGAAAGACCATCCTGATGTTGCCAAACAGTTAAATAATCTGGCCTTACTATGTCAGAATCAGGGTAAATATGAAGAAGTAGAATATTACTATCAACGAGCGCTTGAGATCTACCAAACTAAACTGGGGCCGGATGACCCAAATGTAGCGAAGACAAAGAATAATTTG GCATCCTGCTACCTGAAACAAGGCAAATTTAAGCAAGCAGAAACTTTATACAAAGAGATCCTTACTCGTGCCCATGAAAGGGAATTTGGCTCTGTGGATG ATGAAAACAAACCCATCTGGATGCATGctgaagagagagaagaatgcaAA GGAAAGCAAAAAGATGGCACATCTTTTGGAGAGTATGGAGGCTGGTATAAAGCTTGCAAAGTTGATAG CCCAACAGTCACAACTACCTTAAAGAATCTTGGGGCACTTTACAGACGTCAAGGCAAATTTGAAGCTGCTGAAACATTAGAAGAGGCAGCAATGAGGTCCCGCAAACAG GGCCTTGACAATGTTCACAAACAGAGGGTTGCAGAAGTCCTTAATGACCCAGAAAGTATAGAGAGAAGGCGAAGCCGGGAGAGCCTCAATGTTGATGTGGTAAAGTATGAGAGCGGCCCTGATGGAGGAGAGGAA GCCTAG
- the KLC1 gene encoding kinesin light chain 1 isoform X6 — translation MLIKVSHSLTHTDSSLTDYLAHRPIDTLITNSPKISLSLHHTPLYIFQLLPLLHHLLSPHWLMFHCPAVTERMYDNMSTMVYLKEDKLEKLTQDEIISKTKQVIQGLEALKNEHNSILQSLLETLKCLKKDDETNLVEEKSNMIRKSLEMLELGLSEAQVMMALSNHLNAVESEKQKLRAQVRRLCQENQWLRDELANTQQKLQKSEQSVAQLEEEKKHLEFMNQLKKYDDDISPSEDKDTDSTKEPLDDLFPNDEDDQGQGIQQPHSSAAAAAQQGGYEIPARLRTLHNLVIQYASQGRYEVAVPLCKQALEDLEKTSGHDHPDVATMLNILALVYRDQNKYKDAANLLNDALAIREKTLGKDHPAVAATLNNLAVLYGKRGKYKEAEPLCKRALEIREKVLGKDHPDVAKQLNNLALLCQNQGKYEEVEYYYQRALEIYQTKLGPDDPNVAKTKNNLASCYLKQGKFKQAETLYKEILTRAHEREFGSVDDENKPIWMHAEEREECKGKQKDGTSFGEYGGWYKACKVDSPTVTTTLKNLGALYRRQGKFEAAETLEEAAMRSRKQGLDNVHKQRVAEVLNDPESIERRRSRESLNVDVVKYESGPDGGEEA, via the exons atgttaatcaaggtctctcactcactgacacacacagactcttccctcactgattatttggctcacaggcccatagacacactcatcactaactctcccaaaatctccctctctctacatcatacacccctttatatattccagctcctcccccttctgcaccaccttctgtcccctcattggctgatgttccactgcccagctgtgacggagaG AATGTATGACAACATGTCCACAATGGTGTATCTAAAGGAAGACAAGTTGGAGAAACTTACTCAAGATGAAATTATTTCAAAGACAAAGCAGGTGATTCAAGGACTGGAAGCACTGAAGAATGAGCACAATTCCATCTTACAAAGTTTATTGGAGACCCTGAAATGTTTGAAGAAAGATGACGAGACCAATCTggtggaagaaaaatcaaataTGATTCGCAAGTCCTTGGAAATGCTGGAATTGGGACTTAGTGAAGCACAG GTGATGATGGCCTTGTCAAATCACTTAAACGCAGTAGAATCAGAGAAGCAAAAACTCCGTGCTCAAGTTCGCAGGCTGTGCCAGGAAAACCAGTGGCTAAGAGATGAGCTAGCCAATACCCAGCAGAAATTACAGAAAAGTGAACAGTCTGTGGCtcagctggaagaagaaaaaaagcacttAGAATTTATGAATCAGCTAAAAAAATACGATGATGATATATCTCCTTCG GAGGATAAAGATACAGATTCTACCAAAGAACCACTGGATGACTTATTCCCCAATGACGAAGATGACCAAGGGCAGGGAA TTCAACAGCCACATAGCAGTGCAGCAGCTGCAGCTCAACAGGGTGGCTATGAGATTCCAGCAAGATTAAGGACTCTTCATAATCTTGTCATTCAGTATGCCTCTCAAGGTAGATATGAGGTTGCTGTACCCCTCTGTAAACAAGCACTTGAGGACCTGGAGAAGACTTCAGGTCATGATCACCCTGACGTTGCCACCATGTTGAATATACTCGCATTAGTTTACAG GGACCAGAATAAATACAAAGATGCAGCAAACCTACTGAATGATGCTTTGGCCATTCGTGAGAAGACCTTGGGCAAAGATCATCCTGCG GTTGCAGCAACTTTAAATAACCTTGCAGTGCTTtatgggaaaagaggaaaatacaaGGAAGCCGAGCCTTTATGCAAGAGAGCTTTGGAAATCAGAGAGAAA GTACTGGGGAAAGACCATCCTGATGTTGCCAAACAGTTAAATAATCTGGCCTTACTATGTCAGAATCAGGGTAAATATGAAGAAGTAGAATATTACTATCAACGAGCGCTTGAGATCTACCAAACTAAACTGGGGCCGGATGACCCAAATGTAGCGAAGACAAAGAATAATTTG GCATCCTGCTACCTGAAACAAGGCAAATTTAAGCAAGCAGAAACTTTATACAAAGAGATCCTTACTCGTGCCCATGAAAGGGAATTTGGCTCTGTGGATG ATGAAAACAAACCCATCTGGATGCATGctgaagagagagaagaatgcaAA GGAAAGCAAAAAGATGGCACATCTTTTGGAGAGTATGGAGGCTGGTATAAAGCTTGCAAAGTTGATAG CCCAACAGTCACAACTACCTTAAAGAATCTTGGGGCACTTTACAGACGTCAAGGCAAATTTGAAGCTGCTGAAACATTAGAAGAGGCAGCAATGAGGTCCCGCAAACAG GGCCTTGACAATGTTCACAAACAGAGGGTTGCAGAAGTCCTTAATGACCCAGAAAGTATAGAGAGAAGGCGAAGCCGGGAGAGCCTCAATGTTGATGTGGTAAAGTATGAGAGCGGCCCTGATGGAGGAGAGGAA GCCTAG